The Aspergillus chevalieri M1 DNA, chromosome 5, nearly complete sequence genome includes a region encoding these proteins:
- the TPI1 gene encoding triose-phosphate isomerase TPI1 (BUSCO:EOG092644TW;~COG:G;~EggNog:ENOG410PGYI;~InterPro:IPR020861,IPR035990,IPR000652,IPR022896, IPR013785;~PFAM:PF00121;~go_function: GO:0003824 - catalytic activity [Evidence IEA];~go_function: GO:0004807 - triose-phosphate isomerase activity [Evidence IEA];~go_process: GO:0006096 - glycolytic process [Evidence IEA]), translating into MPRQFFIGGNFKMNGVADSITSIVNNLNSAQLDPNAEVVISPPAPYLQLARQVANKNIGVAAQNVFDKPNGAFTGEISVEQLQDLKINWTLVGHSERRVLLKESDEFIARKVKAAVDGGLGVIFCIGETLEEREANSTIDVVTRQLNAAAKELSKEQWAKVVIAYEPVWAIGTGKVATTEQAQEVHAAIRKWLGEAISAEAADNTRVIYGGSVSEKNCRDLAKENDVDGFLVGGASLKPAFVDIVNSRL; encoded by the exons ATGCCTCGCCAATTCTTCATCGGTGGTAACTTCAAGAT GAACGGTGTTGCCGACAGCATCACCTCCATCGTCAACAACCTCAACTCGGCCCAGCTCGATCCCAACGCCGAGGTCGTCATCTCCCCTCCCGCTCCCTACCTGCAGCTCGCCCGCCAGGTCGCCAACAAGAACATCGGCGTCGCTGCCCAGAACGTCTTTGACAAGCCCAACGGTGCTTTCACCGGTGAAATCAGTGTCGAGCAGCTTCAGGATCTCAAGATCAACTGGACTCTTGTTGGACACAGCGAGCGCCGTGTTCTCCTGAAGGAGTCGGACGAGTTCATTGCCCGCAAGGTCAAGGCCGCTGTTGACGGTGGTCTGGGTGTTATTTTCTGCATTGGTGAGACTCTGGAG GAGCGTGAGGCCAACAGCACCATCGACGTCGTCACCCGTCAACTCAACGCCGCCGCCAAGGAGCTCTCCAAGGAGCAATGGGCCAAGGTTGTCATCGCCTACGAACCCGTCTGGGCCATCGGAACCGGCAAGGTCGCTACCACTGAGCAGGCTCAGGAGGTCCACGCCGCTATCCGCAAGTGGCTCGGTGAGGCCATCTCTGCCGAGGCCGCCGACAACACCCGTGTCATCTACGGTGGCTCGGTGAGCGAGAAGAACTGCCGTGACCTTGCCAAGGAGAACGATGTTGACGGTTTCCTTGTTGGCGGTGCTAGCTTGAAGCCTGCAT TCGTCGACATCGTCAACTCCCGTCTGTAA
- a CDS encoding uncharacterized protein (COG:S;~EggNog:ENOG410Q1Z4), whose translation MVAINQNARPHVPPVHLRPGEAPRIIHHSNPGLMNPTQLAAQLGQLNVGGRPSNGQHVKAPAAPHAHTNDVSAPTPLYEGYTFFKADAAPGQKSTWGRIERTKMSQSQNELSKMVQTRSKKLPAAEQYETLTKAKRTLVDQLIEQRARFDSHLGWECVYVKTEEKPVKGKNARRGELETVSMDVVIMGLPKPISNPNAPQKSVKIETPEETKERNLEKPVHPTAEKEPRQSNKIGDLKSKVQWVKPGNTRQQPPAMKIHIPQRNESPPPYPRPQPPPDPNPFPQPRPAEGHSAGRGQPMERPWPQAPAVQPVQQSFNVPPTHPNHGSGRGMLNGGAQAGFYPRRMEARGRPPFVRPGSGPAPETQHARARSGSEPKSVNGHTGSVQTPHDFPGKSKPPVDSEEDRPAGTPNLTERAKWPAESSETEDESILSGGDDEDDWSSVTEDLSDESDLDSEDEELENNNRHKPQPWRGSLWRRHSSQKLNRRHPVYRIHCRKWPNSSSPNKDGDDSNPNRGRSPAGNTDCSMEEVVSTTRHTSDNNAEWRAATGQTPREITVPGTRGRPTIIHEPEANPGPLDSSGAQSPPDEEQLRMHNDIRTQILNDREARLERREKLVDFHAKMLAEKLEEARFMNQRMALREPFYYRPYSPPRRYPLPEY comes from the coding sequence ATGGTCGCTATTAATCAAAATGCGAGGCCGCATGTGCCTCCGGTTCATCTTCGGCCTGGCGAGGCACCTCGCATCATCCACCACTCGAACCCTGGTCTCATGAACCCTACACAACTGGCTGCCCAGCTGGGTCAACTCAACGTGGGTGGCCGTCCAAGCAACGGTCAACATGTCAAGGCTCCTGCCGCACCCCACGCCCACACCAACGATGTGAGCGCTCCCACGCCACTGTACGAGGGATACACTTTCTTCAAGGCGGATGCGGCTCCCGGTCAGAAGTCGACATGGGGTCGCATCGAACGGACCAAGATGTCCCAGAGCCAAAACGAGCTGTCCAAGATGGTCCAGACCCGGTCGAAGAAGCTTCCTGCTGCTGAACAATACGAGACCCTCACGAAAGCCAAGCGCACCCTCGTCGACCAGTTGATTGAGCAACGGGCACGGTTCGATTCTCACTTGGGTTGGGAGTGTGTCTATGTGAAGACAGAGGAGAAGCCTGTCAAAGGCAAGAATGCACGTCGTGGCGAGCTCGAAACGGTCTCTATGGACGTCGTGATCATGGGACTGCCAAAGCCCATCTCCAACCCCAATGCGCCTCAGAAGTCTGTGAAGATCGAGACTCCAGAGGAGACCAAGGAGAGGAACCTGGAGAAGCCCGTTCATCCCACAGCCGAAAAGGAACCTCGTCAGAGCAACAAGATCGGCGATCTGAAAAGCAAGGTCCAGTGGGTGAAACCTGGCAATACTCGTCAGCAGCCTCCTGCAATGAAGATTCACATACCGCAACGGAATGAGTCGCCGCCGCCCTACCCTCGTCCTCAACCGCCTCCTGACCCAAATCCGTTCCCTCAACCCCGTCCTGCCGAAGGACACAGCGCTGGCAGAGGGCAGCCCATGGAAAGGCCATGGCCACAGGCTCCGGCGGTCCAGCCGGTTCAGCAATCATTCAATGTTCCCCCAACTCACCCCAACCACGGCTCAGGGCGTGGGATGCTAAACGGGGGTGCTCAAGCTGGGTTTTATCCCAGACGAATGGAAGCGCGTGGTCGTCCACCATTCGTTCGTCCTGGTAGTGGCCCGGCGCCTGAAACACAGCATGCACGTGCTCGCAGCGGCTCTGAACCCAAGTCAGTCAATGGTCACACCGGCTCTGTACAAACCCCTCATGATTTCCCTGGAAAATCCAAGCCCCCCGTAGACAGCGAGGAAGATCGTCCAGCCGGGACTCCCAACTTGACTGAGCGTGCCAAATGGCCTGCTGAGTCCAGTGAGACTGAGGACGAGTCAATCCTCTCTGGcggcgatgatgaggacgactGGAGCTCTGTAACAGAGGATCTCAGTGACGAGAGCGATCTGGATAGCGAGGACGAGGAATTAGAAAACAACAACCGGCATAAGCCCCAACCATGGCGTGGGAGTCTTTGGCGCCGACACTCGTCCCAGAAGCTGAACCGGCGGCATCCAGTGTATCGCATCCATTGTCGGAAGTGGCCGAACAGTAGTTCTCCCAATAAAGACGGCGATGACAGCAACCCCAACCGAGGACGATCTCCGGCAGGCAATACAGACTGCAGCATGGAAGAAGTGGTGTCCACCACCAGACACACGAGCGATAACAATGCCGAATGGAGAGCAGCAACAGGCCAAACTCCCCGGGAAATTACCGTGCCAGGAACCCGAGGCCGTCCCACTATTATCCACGAACCCGAAGCTAACCCGGGACCTCTCGATTCTTCTGGGGCTCAGTCTCCTCCGGACGAGGAGCAGTTGCGGATGCACAATGACATCCGGACTCAGATTCTGAATGACAGGGAAGCTCGACTTGAGCGGCGCGAGAAGCTGGTGGACTTTCATGCGAAAATGTTGGCGGAGAAGTTGGAGGAAGCGAGGTTCATGAATCAGCGGATGGCGTTGCGAGAGCCATTTTATTATCGTCCTTATTCCCCTCCGCGACGATATCCTTTGCCGGAGTACTAG
- the DID4 gene encoding ESCRT-III subunit protein DID4 (BUSCO:EOG09264T0J;~COG:U;~EggNog:ENOG410PG7K;~InterPro:IPR005024;~PFAM:PF03357;~go_process: GO:0007034 - vacuolar transport [Evidence IEA]) has protein sequence MNIVEWAFGKRMTPAERLRKHQRALDRTQRELDRERIKLENQEKKLVQDIKKSAKNGQIGACKIQAKDLVRTRRYIQKFYQMRTQLQAISLRIQTVRSNEQMMQSMKGATMLLGSMNRQMNLPALQRIAMEFERENDVMDQRQDMMDDAIDEATGMEADEEEGEDIVKEVLDEIGVDLNQAVRIYPGLPLGYGVLTCLTQLGETPSDIQKAAVSESRVAQPVGAGASGGGGGGGGTTSDDDLQARLDSLRR, from the exons ATGAAT ATTGTCGAGTGGGCGTTCGGCAAACGTATGACGCCGGCGGAGCGTCTACGCAAGCACCAGAGAGCTCTCGATAGGACGCAACGAGAACTGGACCGGGAGCGCATCAAGCTGGAGAACCAGGAGAAGAAACTCGTGCAGGATATCAAGAAGAGTGCCAAGAATGGCCAGATTGGAGCGTGCAAGATCCAAGCCAAGGATCTGGTGCGGACGAGAAG GTATATCCAGAAGTTCTACCAAATGCGAACGCAATTACAAGCCATCTCTCTCCGGATTCAG ACCGTCCGCAGCAACGAGCAGATGATGCAGTCCATGAAAGGCGCCACGATGCTTCTGGGCAGTATGAACCGGCAGATGAACCTCCCCGCTTTGCAACGAATCGCCATGGAGTTCGAGCGAGAGAATGATGTAATGGACCAACGCCAAGATATGATGGACGATGCGATTGACGAGGCAACGGGTATGGAggccgacgaggaagagggcgaggacattgtcaaagaggTTTTGGATGAAATCGGTGTTGATCTCAACCAGGCGGTGCGTATCTACCCCGGCTTGCCACTGGGTTACGGAGTACTGACATGCTTAACACAGTTGGGAGAGACTCCTTCAGACATACAAAAGGCTGCCGTCAGCGAATCCCGAGTCGCGCAGCCTGTGGGTGCCGGTGCcagcggcggcggtggtggcgGCGGTGGAACTACAAGTGATGATGATTTGCAAGCACGGCTTGACAGCCTTCGAAGATGA
- the MRT4 gene encoding ribosome assembly factor MRT4 (BUSCO:EOG09264W46;~COG:A;~EggNog:ENOG410PFZ8;~InterPro:IPR033867,IPR001790,IPR043141,IPR043164, IPR040637;~PFAM:PF00466,PF17777;~go_process: GO:0000027 - ribosomal large subunit assembly [Evidence IEA];~go_process: GO:0042254 - ribosome biogenesis [Evidence IEA]) — MPRSKRARVVHESRTAKKSHKEQTRRLYANIRECVENYEHLFVFSVDNMRNTYLKDVRTEFAEDGRLFFGKTKVMAVALGHNPETEAAANLHKLTPFLTGAVGLLFTSRDPDSVIGYFDTFRPADFARAGTEATRSFTIPNGLVYSRAGEIPTTDDQPVSHTIEPELRKLGVPTRLVKGKVMLELNEGEEGYVVCREGETLDSRQTTLLKMFGVAISEFRVGLKAQWRNNGEIKILEQGQGEMEVDGQ, encoded by the exons ATGCCTCGTTCCAAGCGCGCGCGCGTCGTCCACGAGTCTAGAACCGCAAAGAAGTCTCACAAGGAACAGACCAGACGTTTGTACGCCAATATCCGCGAATGTGTCGAGAACTATGAGCACCTGTTCGTATTCTCGGTCGACAACATGCGCAACACCTATTTGAAGGATGTGCGCACGGAGTTTGCTGAGGATGGCCG TCTCTTCTTCGGCAAGACCAAAGTCATGGCCGTCGCTCTCGGCCACAACCCCGAAACCGAAGCCGCCGCAAACCTCCACAAGCTCACCCCCTTCCTCACCGGCGCCGTCGGCCTTCTCTTCACCTCCCGAGACCCCGACTCAGTCATTGGCTACTTCGACACCTTCCGTCCCGCTGACTTCGCCCGCGCCGGCACCGAGGCCACCCGCTCTTTCACGATCCCCAATGGTCTGGTGTACTCGCGGGCCGGCGAGATCCCGACAACTGACGACCAGCCTGTTAGCCATACAATTGAGCCTGAGTTGCGGAAATTGGGTGTTCCCACGCGTCTTGTCAAGGGCAAGGTTATGTTGGAGTTGaacgaaggagaggaggggtaTGTTGTGTGCAGGGAAGGAGAGACGCTGGATTCGAGACAGACGACTCTGCTTAAGATGTTTGGCGTTGCGATTTCTGAGTTCCGTGTTGGGTTGAAGGCTCAATGGCGGAATAACGGAGAGATTAAGATTCTTGAACAGGGCCAAGGGGAAATGGAGGTTGACGGGCAATAA
- the MDM10 gene encoding mitochondrial distribution and morphology protein 10 (BUSCO:EOG09262TUR;~COG:U;~EggNog:ENOG410PGAP;~InterPro:IPR027539;~PFAM:PF12519;~go_component: GO:0032865 - ERMES complex [Evidence IEA];~go_process: GO:0007005 - mitochondrion organization [Evidence IEA]): MLDFMDYIQLAFAEGTNWNRDNSYSSLTATAQSLLDFTTPERLRVHLSSLSTPHFATSYTLGTVGLIDGSVSYLYSTLPFDNLSSRSALIPLRKLTPGYRQVQRPVAPTQNWAWNSILDGVGDFSPARDGGDDASTRQKATLLHATLHLPPPTTLNALFLRRISPTMQLALAVCSTRGPPLSKSAPQASLLTQLSHDTGKYSNEYLFSTDNALFGWRGLWNFGPDPRTASKDDTSPSQLSLLSAGAEAYYSPISSLIGMSTGLRFSTLPAPETACQSSPSTSIQSSTNGTPISTFPYTLTLTLTPLTGSLSTSYSLRASPNLSFSSRFGFNVYSWESEMVAGCELWRKPSKSIPDPEDDGLEWARRKMRENNPAFPPVPSDANPAPLKELQKDEEEEEASDSVLKIRVDQSWNVRLLWEGRVKELLVSAGVGLGPSSFSPAYGPGGGAQSAGGGASGAASYWRSVGISVSYSS; encoded by the exons ATGTTGGATTTCATGGATTACATCCAGCTCGCCTTCGCTGAGGGGACCAATTGGAATCGCGACAATTCGTACTCGTCGCTAACAGCCACAGCGCAGT CACTCCTCGACTTTACCACACCCGAGCGCCTCCGCGTCcacctctcctccctctcaacCCCTCATTTCGCAACCAGCTACACACTCGGCACAGTTGGTCTAATCGACGGCTCCGTCTCCTATCTCTACAGCACCCTCCCATTCGACAACCTTTCCAGTCGAAGCGCCTTGATACCCCTCCGAAAACTCACCCCGGGCTACCGACAAGTCCAGAGACCAGTTGCCCCGACTCAGAACTGGGCATGGAActcgatccttgatggtgtgGGCGATTTCTCGCCAGCAAGAGACGGTGGAGATGATGCGAGTACTCGGCAAAAAGCGACATTGCTCCATGCGACGCTTCATCTGCCACCACCAACGACGCTGAATGCGTTGTTCTTGCGGAGGATTTCCCCGACGATGCAGTTAGCGCTCGCGGTGTGCTCGACCCGTGGTCCTCCGTTGTCGAAGTCGGCACCGCAGGCTTCCTTGTTGACGCAGTTATCTCATGATACGGGGAAGTACAGCAATGAATACCTTTTCAGTACGGATAATGCGCTATTTGGCTGGCGGGGGTTGTGGAATTTCGGCCCAGATCCACGGACAGCCTCCAAAGACGATACTTCCCCATCACAATTATCCCTCTTATCCGCAGGCGCAGAAGCATACTACTCCCCTATCTCCTCTCTAATTGGCATGTCCACAGGCCTCCGCTTCAGCACCCTCCCTGCACCCGAGACAGCCTGCCAATCCTCTCCGTCTACCTCCATTCAATCATCAACAAACGGCACTCCAATCTCCACCTTCCCCTACACCCTCACACTAACCCTAACACCGCTAACCGGATCGCTATCAACATCCTACTCCCTCCGCGCCTCTCCAAACCTCTCCTTCAGCTCCCGCTTCGGATTCAACGTCTACAGCTGGGAAAGCGAAATGGTCGCGGGCTGCGAACTCTGGCGCAAACCCAGCAAATCCATCCCCGACCCCGAAGACGACGGCCTCGAATGGGCGAGGCGCAAAATGCGGGAGAATAACCCTGCTTTCCCGCCTGTCCCGAGCGATGCAAATCCCGCGCCGCTGAAGGAGTTACAGaaagatgaggaggaagaggaggctAGTGACTCTGTGCTTAAGATCCGGGTTGACCAGTCGTGGAATGTACGGTTGCTGTGGGAAGGAAGGGTGAAGGAGTTGTTGGTTAGTGCGGGTGTTGGGTTGGGGCCGAGTTCATTTTCGCCGGCTTATGGGCCTGGTGGTGGTGCGCAGAGTGCTGGGGGTGGTGCGTCTGGGGCTGCGTCGTATTGGAGGAGTGTGGGGATATCGGTTTCATATTCGTCATGA
- a CDS encoding Protein kinase domain-containing protein (COG:T;~EggNog:ENOG410PWTA;~InterPro:IPR000719,IPR011009,IPR008266,IPR017441;~PFAM:PF00069;~go_function: GO:0004672 - protein kinase activity [Evidence IEA];~go_function: GO:0005524 - ATP binding [Evidence IEA];~go_process: GO:0006468 - protein phosphorylation [Evidence IEA]), with protein MAHPLDNWRARRPSWANRLETNIHDLVQPGTAIATQYPHLHEAFAGRLDQAWIARDGEHVSRCDEPYGNAARADADAFQRHKNHENEIPYDNAQYRLRNMCRVLKARMTPYANIGGGTYGTVFLAREPNPNPEIPTEYKFYAIKVETHWDMENRATWNYKPTMTVLDELTRFPKLDSVYVDDKVHSIVMDACLDPDLLRMDPKEFQTKDPELKRVVAFTGMYLTHEKKPILNEEEVCKVASQILEGFAYLRHMNISYGDLSKANFLVDESLNTKLIDLGMTTFGFDDPDFQKDCWAHVVGQENILTPEIALELAKPEWKHQDREQIQVDIPIPYDARIAHLWRIGALTYEMLHGYAPWESPEYYHELGRVDWDRENATQWEEIYKRRDRIINEELPIREDLSQDCVDMLRMTLHKQPMERATLEELCSVPWFGQWAYHDDGVWIRPESESYKQKRADKNLPRWNMTF; from the exons ATGGCGCATCCTTTGGACAATTGGAGAGCACGACGACCGAGCTGGGCTAACCGCCTAGAAACAAATATCCACGACCTCGTTCAACCGGGAACCGCCATAGCAACACAATACCCGCATCTCCACGAAGCATTCGCAGGCCGACTAGACCAGGCCTGGATCGCGAGAGATGGTGAACACGTCTCACGATGTGACGAGCCGTACGGTAATGCGGCCCGGGCTGACGCAGATGCGTTCCAAAGACATAAGAATCACGAAAATGAGATTCCATATGATAACGCGCAATACCGGCTTCGGAATATGTGTCGCGTGCTGAAGGCGCGTATGACACCTTATGCGAATATCGGTGGAGGCA CCTACGGCACTGTCTTTCTTGCTCGAGAGCCTAATCCAAATCCAGAGATCCCCACTGAATACAAGTTCTACGCCATAAAAGTCGAAACACATTGGGACATGGAAAATCGAGCGACCTGGAATTATAAGCCTACCATGACCGTCCTCGACGAGCTCACAAG ATTCCCAAAGCTCGATTCGGTATATGTCGATGACAAAGTGCATTCAATCGTCATGGACGCGTGTCTAGATCCTGATCTTCTCAGAATGGACCCTAAAGAGTTCCAAACTAAAGACCCAGAATTAAAGCGCGTCGTTGCTTTCACGGGAATGTACCTCACGCACGAAAAGAAGCCGATTCTCAATGAGGAAGAAGTGTGTAAGGTTGCGTCGCAGATACTCGAGGGTTTTGCGTATCTTCGGCACATGAATATCTCCTACGGCGACTTGTCCAAGGCTAACTTTCTCGTTGATGAGTCTCTCAAT ACCAAACTCATCGACCTAGGAATGACGACCTTCGGCTTCGACGACCCCGACTTCCAAAAAGACTGCTGGGCCCACGTAGTCGGCCAAGAAAATATCCTAACCCCAGAAATTGCCCTGGAACTGGCAAAACCGGAGTGGAAACACCAAGATCGAGAACAAATCCAAGTGGACATCCCCATCCCCTACGACGCCCGCATAGCACATCTCTGGCGAATCGGCGCCCTCACGTACGAAATGCTACACGGCTATGCACCTTGGGAGTCACCCGAATATTATCATGAGTTGGGCAGAGTGGATTGGGACAGGGAAAATGCCACTCAATGGGAGGAGATTTATAAGCGGCGGGATCGGATTATTAACGAGGAGTTGCCGATTCGGGAGGACTTGTCGCAGGATTGTGTGGATATGTTGAGGATGACGCTGCATAAGCAACCGATGGAGAGGGCGACGTTGGAGGAGTTGTGTTCGGTGCCTTGGTTTGGGCAGTGGGCTTATCATGATGATGGCGTGTGGATACGGCCAGAATCCGAGTCGTACAAGCAAAAGCGAGCGGATAAGAATCTTCCTCGTTGGAACATGACGTTTTAA
- the FZO1 gene encoding mitofusin (BUSCO:EOG09260RGH;~COG:O;~EggNog:ENOG410PHSB;~InterPro:IPR022812,IPR027417,IPR027094,IPR030381;~PFAM:PF00350,PF01926;~TransMembrane:1 (o793-813i);~go_function: GO:0003924 - GTPase activity [Evidence IEA];~go_function: GO:0005525 - GTP binding [Evidence IEA]): MSQGYFPGGSGSSAGEGSSRHAGEEERFDRPLAPRPPPSYMTVGNGSTSESASALMASLNNDSGYGGSISSGSVADGDGGAAWHGLMEDRPTYPGEWNPAVDNERQVVASHVHQLLYNQNRTKLGRAISRTIETLKELQDMNRQWPAHYPSVSTTPGSPSLQHSQTFLEGTPAEPVPGQLRRATTMPVSSEAESSAASERRPAPEPRLMSPQMAQEFSILKLDLKLGALSQAELVHSLEKSSIASLLDGKVSQSIKHLLSLRDRIEDTSSKVLITGDLNAGKSTFCNALLRRKVLPEDQQPCTSIFCEVLDARENSGIEEVHAVHKDVPYNRNDERTYDVYPLCELENIVIDNDKYMQCKVYVKDVRTIDESLLNNGVVDIALIDAPGLNSDSLKTTAVFARQEEIDVVVFVVSAANHFTLSAKEFIMNAAHEKAYMFMVVNGFDQIRDKKRCERMILDQINKLSPRTHKEAAELVHFVSSNAIPVAPPPLVEQPGSGSGGGGGFDDPHDDDDDDDDSDKGKGKGKDKGKEKEKIQDFENLESSLRRFVLEKRSRSKLAPARTYLLNLLGDLNSLASVNRDVAESELKRVTDELAELVPAYENGKKRKLDIADQVEKCIEGSCEDVYNHTRSTLTNTIARVSEADLGVEYPGLFSVFQYAEDLKLAMLEQISGSVTECEDFARGKTVQGVGFIQNIGLLHVGEDKFAPLNFRADMMFRRSRRHTFAKQIDTEVELWDFFDVASLWERQEKVAGTGMAMTAITVLTGRAFSGISWVDSVFSAVKFLGPQNVRRLFVPTLVAAAALTAAYVLSSIPTTLPPRLSRKLAASLHEMDYVHSNANRISTEVRRILRIPSGNLQTSLAQDVEDLGKRKNEVSKTKQESEVANKYFSNLFRDSGENRRFVEDIDLDAPLPGALAAAHD, from the exons ATGAGTCAAGGGTATTTCCCGGGTGGCAGCGGTTCTTCCGCCGGAGAGGGATCGTCCAGGCATGCGGGCGAGGAGGAGCGTTTCGACAGGCCTCTTGCTCCGAGACCGCCGCCTTCGTACATGACCGTCGGAAATGGTTCGACTTCGGAGAGTGCGAGCGCTCTGATGGCGTCATTGAATAACGATTCCGGATATGGTGGGAGCATCTCTAGTGGGAGTGTGGCGGATGGTGATGGAGGGGCTGCATGGCACGGTCTGATGGAAGATAGACCAACGTACCCCGGAGAATGGAACCCAGCTG TCGACAATGAGAGACAGGTTGTCGCGAGCCACGTTCACCAGCTTCTCTA CAACCAGAACCGGACCAAGCTTGGCCGTGCTATTTCCCGGACTATCGAGACGCTCAAGGAACTCCAAGATATGAACCGACAATGGCCCGCCCACTACCCGTCCGTCTCGACTACCCCCGGATCCCCTTCGCTACAGCACAGCCAGACATTCCTTGAGGGCACCCCCGCGGAACCGGTGCCAGGACAACTCAGACGCGCGACTACGATGCCGGTTAGTAGCGAGGCGGAGTCGAGTGCAGCTTCGGAGCGCCGACCCGCGCCTGAGCCCCGATTGATGAGTCCGCAGATGGCGCAAGAATTCTCGATTCTGAAGCTGGATTTGAAATTGGGCGCTCTGTCGCAAGCTGAACTGGTGCATTCGCTGGAGAAATCGTCCATTGCGTCGCTTCTCGACGGAAAAGTCAGCCAGAGCATCAAGCATCTCCTCTCACTGCGGGACAGAATTGAGGATACCTCGAGTAAGGTGTTGATTACTGGTGACTTGAACGCAGGAAAGTCAACTTTCTGTAACGCTTTGCTGCGCCGGAAGGTTCTGCCAGAGGACCAGCAGCCCTGCACCAGCATCTTCTGTGAGGTTCTCGACGCTCGGGAGAACAGCGGGATTGAGGAAGTGCATGCTGTGCACAAGGATGTACCGTATAACCGCAACGACGAAAGGACATACGACGTCTACCCCTTGTGTGAGCTGGAGAATATTGTTATCGACAATGACAAGTATATGCAGTGCAAGGTGTATGTCAAGGACGTGCGGACTATCGACGAGTCCCTCTTGAACAACGGGGTCGTGGATATTGCCCTAATCGACGCGCCGGGTTTGAACTCGGATTCTCTCAAGACGACAGCGGTCTTTGCCCGACAGGAAGAGATTGACGTCGTTGTCTTTGTGGTGTCGGCCGCGAACCACTTCACTCTTTCGGCAAAGGAATTCATTATGAACGCCGCCCACGAGAAGGCTTACATGTTCATGGTCGTCAACGGCTTCGATCAAATCCGGGATAAAAAGCGTTGCGAGCGGATGATTTTGGACCAGATCAACAAACTCAGCCCGCGGACTCATAAGGAAGCTGCAGAATTGGTTCACTTCGTGTCGAGCAATGCCATTCCCGTTGCACCTCCGCCGCTGGTTGAGCAGCCTGGTAGTggcagcggcggcggcgggggcTTTGATGATCCCcatgacgacgatgacgacgacgatgacagTGACAAGGGTAAAGGAAAGGGCAAGGACAAGGgcaaagagaaggagaagatccaGGACTTTGAAAACTTGGAGTCGTCTCTGCGCCGATTTGTTTTGGAGAAGCGTTCTCGGTCCAAGCTTGCTCCTGCCAGGACTTACCTTCTGAACCTGCTTGGAGACCTAAACTCGCTGGCATCCGTCAACCGTGATGTTGCCGAGTCAGAGCTCAAGCGTGTTACGGACGAGTTGGCAGAGCTTGTGCCAGCCTATGAAAATggcaagaagaggaagctcGATATTGCAGACCAAGTTGAGAAATGCATTGAGGGATCATGCGAGGATGTCTACAACCACACCCGATCGACGTTGACCAACACGATCGCTCGTGTGTCTGAAGCagatcttggtgttgagtaTCCTGGTCTCTTCTCCGTGTTCCAGTACGCAGAGGACCTGAAGCTCGCAATGTTGGAGCAGATCTCCGGCTCGGTCACAGAATGCGAAGACTTTGCCCGCGGAAAGACTGTGCAAGGAGTCGGCTTCATCCAGAACATTGGTCTCTTGCACGTTGGAGAGGACAAATTTGCTCCCCTTAACTTCCGCGCAGACATGATGTTCCGTCGCAGCCGCCGCCACACCTTTGCCAAGCAAATCGATACGGAAGTGGAATTGTGGGATTTCTTCGATGTCGCCAGTCTCTGGGAAAGACAGGAGAAGGTGGCCGGAACGGGCATGGCCATGACCGCTATCACTGTTCTTACCGGCCGTGCTTTCAGCGGCATCAGCTGGGTTGACAGTGTGTTCAGTGCTGTCAAGTTCCTTGGACCTCAAAACGTGCGACGCCTATTCGTCCCTACTCTTGTTGCAGCTG CCGCACTTACTGCTGCATACGTCCTATCTTCGATTCCGACCACTCTCCCCCCTCGTCTCTCGCGCAAGCTTGCCGCCAGCCTTCACGAGATGGACTATGTCCACTCCAACGCCAATCGCATCTCGACGGAAGTTCGCCGCATCCTCCGTATCCCATCTGGTAACCTGCAGACCAGCCTTGCGCAGGATGTTGAAGACCTTGGCAAGCGCAAGAACGAAGTCAGCAAGACCAAGCAAGAGAGCGAGGTTGCCAACAAATACTTCTCGAACCTCTTCCGCGACAGCGGCGAGAACAGGAGATTCGTGGAGGACATTGATCTTGATGCCCCGTTGCCTGGTGCTTTGGCGGCTGCTCATGATTGA